From the Streptomyces nigrescens genome, one window contains:
- a CDS encoding sensor histidine kinase, whose translation MTGSGRDTGPDTDALRGLTGLKDDVPVRRRRRRGWCGAAAAAMLLPALLSPPGACLPAVMAALSLVVALSVWPVGRVSLARAAAGTAVLSLAADTVSFGKAGLALLWLPFEAVALLVLLERVVRHVPGSRVGLVGGLTGAAAVLLPLRFTLHAPQTGIKESVFLAALAFVPAAGATGVGLYLRSLDRRRAHAVALARREQRLEVARDLHDFVAHEVTGIVLEAQAAQLDGDGGPGEHRALLHRIEQAGLRALDSMDRTVATLREADGRTWEEPPPTQLHGLADLPELIGRFAAMTAAEVTLSLEDEVAGALSREAEDTAYRVVLEALTNVRRHAPRAGRVEVCAARSADGAVELSVADDAGPGASTGALPRALREQGGRPGGGTGLAGLAERVGAVGGALEAGPYAEGWRVSCRLPVAAVR comes from the coding sequence GTGACGGGCTCCGGGAGGGATACCGGGCCGGACACGGACGCCCTGCGCGGCCTCACCGGCTTGAAGGACGACGTTCCGGTGCGGCGCAGGCGGCGCCGAGGGTGGTGCGGTGCGGCCGCGGCGGCGATGCTCCTCCCCGCCCTCCTCTCGCCTCCCGGCGCCTGCCTGCCGGCGGTCATGGCCGCGCTGTCCCTGGTCGTGGCGCTCTCGGTGTGGCCGGTGGGCCGGGTCTCGCTCGCGCGGGCGGCGGCCGGGACCGCGGTGCTCTCCCTCGCCGCGGACACCGTCTCCTTCGGGAAGGCCGGACTGGCGCTGCTCTGGCTCCCGTTCGAGGCGGTCGCCCTGCTCGTCCTCCTGGAGCGGGTGGTCCGCCATGTGCCCGGCTCCCGGGTGGGCCTGGTCGGCGGGCTGACCGGTGCCGCCGCGGTCCTGCTTCCGCTGCGCTTCACCCTGCACGCCCCGCAGACCGGGATCAAGGAGTCGGTCTTCCTGGCCGCGCTGGCCTTCGTCCCGGCCGCCGGTGCGACGGGCGTCGGGCTCTACCTCCGGTCGCTGGACCGCCGCCGGGCGCATGCCGTGGCGCTGGCCCGGCGTGAGCAGCGGCTCGAAGTCGCCCGCGATCTGCATGACTTCGTGGCCCATGAGGTGACCGGCATCGTGCTGGAGGCCCAGGCGGCCCAGCTGGACGGGGACGGCGGCCCCGGGGAGCACCGCGCGCTGCTGCACCGCATCGAGCAGGCCGGGCTGCGGGCGCTGGACTCCATGGACCGGACGGTGGCGACGCTCCGCGAGGCGGACGGCCGCACCTGGGAGGAGCCGCCGCCCACCCAGCTGCACGGTCTGGCCGATCTGCCCGAACTCATCGGCCGCTTCGCCGCCATGACGGCGGCCGAGGTGACGCTGTCCCTGGAGGACGAGGTGGCCGGCGCGCTCTCACGGGAGGCCGAGGACACCGCGTACCGGGTGGTGCTGGAGGCGCTGACCAACGTACGGCGGCATGCGCCGCGGGCCGGGCGGGTCGAGGTGTGCGCCGCCCGGAGCGCCGACGGGGCCGTGGAGCTGTCGGTCGCCGACGACGCGGGGCCCGGCGCGTCCACCGGCGCGCTCCCCCGCGCTCTCCGGGAGCAGGGGGGACGCCCGGGCGGCGGCACCGGCCTTGCGGGCCTCGCCGAGCGGGTCGGCGCCGTCGGGGGCGCTCTGGAAGCGGGCCCGTACGCAGAGGGGTGGCGGGTCAGTTGCCGGCTGCCGGTGGCCGCCGTCCGGTGA
- the cseB gene encoding two-component system response regulator CseB yields the protein MTDVLLVEDDSLLREATQLSLERYGYQVRSASDGQAGLAAFRDRVPDVAVLDVMLPRLDGVGLVRLIRAESRLPVLMVSARTDPVDVVLGLEAGADDYLTKPYDIPVLVARIRAALRRATDTAPSEPHEDDTVLRFGDLSVNTASMDVRRAGRLLDLTPTERRLLLEFAAEPGVVLSRITLLERVWDYACGGDTRVVDVHVLRLRAKIGHERIRTVRGFGYKLVP from the coding sequence ATGACCGACGTGCTGCTCGTGGAGGACGACTCCCTGTTGCGGGAGGCCACCCAACTGTCCCTGGAACGCTACGGATACCAGGTGCGCTCCGCCTCCGACGGGCAGGCCGGTCTGGCGGCGTTCCGTGACCGGGTGCCCGATGTCGCCGTGCTGGACGTGATGCTGCCCCGCCTCGACGGGGTCGGTCTGGTGCGTCTCATCCGTGCGGAGAGCCGGCTGCCGGTGCTGATGGTGTCGGCGCGTACCGACCCGGTGGATGTCGTCCTCGGCCTGGAGGCGGGCGCCGATGACTACCTCACCAAGCCGTACGACATCCCGGTGCTGGTCGCCCGGATACGCGCGGCGCTGCGGCGCGCCACGGACACCGCCCCGAGCGAGCCGCACGAGGACGACACGGTGCTGCGGTTCGGCGACCTCAGTGTGAACACCGCCTCCATGGATGTCCGCCGGGCGGGCCGGCTGCTCGACCTCACCCCCACCGAGCGGCGGCTGCTGCTGGAGTTCGCGGCCGAGCCCGGGGTGGTGCTGTCGCGGATCACGCTGCTGGAGCGGGTGTGGGACTACGCCTGCGGCGGCGACACCCGGGTCGTCGACGTCCATGTGCTCCGCCTGCGCGCCAAGATCGGCCACGAGCGCATCAGGACCGTTCGCGGCTTCGGCTACAAGCTCGTGCCCTGA
- a CDS encoding sensor histidine kinase, whose translation MGLRTKTALVIAATAALVATLIGLLVHQLTAEDQRKNAAHVVDAQLLEAVNEYASGIDNGALVNPRGLPAALRRTVTDRPVRATCLQHTAGSAPVLWAATRSGRDIVAVRRSYAPQVRALADLDRVLIGSGAAVTALGCVLGVVAAAGAGRRITASARTAQRIADGDLTDRVRPRGKDEIARLGAAVNTMADALSARLEAERRVTADIAHELRTPVAGLVTAVGLLPPGRPAELVSGGVDTLRSVVENVLEVARLDVPGVEQAQCEEVLPSALAHRAAALAGGDVEVLVHDETVVATDHRRVERILANLVTNARLHGGPPVTLEVAGSAVRVRDLGPGFPAELLTHGPQRFRTGARERGAGIGLGLTIVAGQARVLGARVTYENPPDGGALATVDLAPDS comes from the coding sequence ATGGGACTCCGCACCAAGACCGCCCTGGTCATCGCCGCGACCGCCGCGCTCGTCGCCACGCTCATCGGGCTGCTGGTGCATCAACTCACCGCCGAGGACCAGCGGAAGAACGCGGCGCATGTGGTCGATGCCCAGCTCCTGGAGGCGGTGAACGAATACGCCTCCGGAATCGACAACGGTGCCCTGGTGAATCCCCGGGGGCTGCCCGCCGCGCTCCGCAGGACCGTCACCGACCGGCCCGTGCGGGCCACCTGTCTGCAGCACACCGCCGGTTCCGCCCCGGTGCTGTGGGCCGCCACCCGCAGCGGGCGGGACATCGTCGCGGTCCGGCGCTCCTACGCGCCACAGGTGCGTGCCCTCGCCGATCTCGACCGGGTGCTGATCGGCTCCGGCGCGGCCGTCACCGCGCTCGGCTGTGTGCTGGGCGTCGTCGCGGCGGCCGGTGCGGGGCGGCGGATCACCGCTTCCGCGCGCACCGCCCAGCGGATCGCGGACGGCGATCTGACGGACCGGGTCCGGCCCCGGGGCAAGGACGAGATCGCCCGGCTCGGTGCCGCCGTCAACACCATGGCCGACGCCCTCAGCGCCCGCCTGGAGGCCGAGCGACGGGTCACCGCCGATATCGCCCATGAGCTCCGCACCCCGGTGGCCGGGCTGGTGACCGCCGTCGGACTGCTGCCGCCCGGCCGCCCGGCCGAGCTGGTCAGCGGCGGTGTGGACACGCTGCGCAGCGTGGTGGAGAACGTCCTGGAGGTGGCCCGGCTCGATGTGCCGGGCGTCGAGCAGGCGCAGTGCGAGGAGGTGCTCCCGAGCGCGCTGGCGCACCGGGCGGCCGCCCTGGCGGGCGGGGACGTCGAGGTGCTCGTGCACGACGAGACCGTCGTGGCGACCGATCACCGCCGGGTCGAACGGATCCTGGCCAACCTGGTCACCAACGCCCGGCTCCACGGCGGCCCGCCGGTGACCCTGGAGGTGGCGGGGTCGGCGGTGCGGGTACGCGACCTGGGCCCCGGCTTCCCCGCCGAGCTGCTGACGCACGGCCCCCAGCGCTTCCGCACCGGTGCCCGCGAGCGCGGTGCCGGGATCGGTCTGGGCCTGACCATCGTCGCCGGGCAGGCGCGGGTGCTGGGCGCCCGGGTGACCTACGAGAACCCCCCGGACGGCGGGGCCCTGGCCACTGTGGATCTCGCCCCCGACAGCTGA
- a CDS encoding class I SAM-dependent methyltransferase, which translates to MSTLTLESISTLYAKYADDLRAVRDQQRKFLQDNKDTVKAQLDDYEAEITYLLLRDLKPEVVVEVGTFRGWSTTWILSALRDNGTGHLYSFDIVDNVVKNVPAELSEGRWTFTKGDLRDTIAKVPAETDYLFIDADHGARFARWYIDNLFPVVRPGTPTSVHDVFHGRRPKPMSEGSVVIKWLAAQNVEYFTPSVAKAPEVTARLAEVKKELNLSEPVRESRHNPMIYFNLPQS; encoded by the coding sequence ATGTCCACCCTCACGCTCGAATCGATAAGCACGCTCTATGCGAAGTACGCGGACGACTTGAGGGCGGTGCGTGACCAGCAGCGGAAGTTCCTCCAGGACAACAAGGACACGGTCAAGGCCCAGCTCGACGACTACGAGGCGGAGATCACCTACCTGCTCCTGCGGGACCTCAAGCCCGAGGTCGTCGTGGAGGTGGGCACCTTCCGCGGCTGGTCCACCACTTGGATCCTGAGCGCGCTGCGTGACAACGGCACGGGCCACCTGTACTCCTTCGACATCGTCGACAACGTCGTGAAGAACGTGCCGGCCGAACTCTCCGAGGGGCGCTGGACGTTCACCAAGGGCGATCTGCGGGACACCATCGCCAAGGTCCCGGCGGAGACCGACTACCTCTTCATCGACGCCGACCACGGCGCCCGCTTCGCGCGCTGGTACATCGACAACCTCTTCCCGGTGGTCCGCCCCGGGACCCCCACCAGCGTCCATGACGTCTTCCACGGCCGCCGCCCGAAGCCCATGAGCGAGGGCTCGGTCGTGATCAAGTGGCTGGCCGCCCAGAACGTCGAGTACTTCACCCCGTCCGTGGCCAAGGCCCCCGAGGTGACGGCGCGACTGGCCGAGGTGAAGAAGGAACTGAACCTCAGCGAGCCGGTCCGCGAGAGCCGCCACAACCCGATGATCTACTTCAACCTCCCGCAGAGCTGA
- a CDS encoding acyltransferase family protein, which yields MTDLELRPPSPVRRPPLPTGPLRPLPPRRTPWQALHTAVLRIDAATPAERDRAIDVLRALAIAGVVLGHWLVSGVVLQAGGHLVGDSPLGHLPGLAPVTWILQPLAVFFLVGGRVSARSYATARARGIGYRPWLAQRLARLLRPATAFALTWGLVWLGLVLAGTAHETIHTLMWLAYSPLWFLGVYALLIAATPLVHKAGARIAVAACLVVAALDASRVLFADSGWPDTLRLLNIPAGWLVPYCLGAVWAAGGFTRRRPAVALLLGGGGAMAALILWGGYPASMVGVPGSTLSNLSPPTLAAVAFGLAQTGAALLLRGPLRRAVTAPAPTGPATAPRSRATWAQFLWAAVALLNLSAVTVFLWHQTAMLTTTVIPLGLGHTFPGLHTSPDSLAWIAARFGWIAVFAVVLLVLATAFRDREGAPGNRAIINQ from the coding sequence ATGACTGATCTGGAACTGCGCCCGCCGTCACCGGTCCGCCGGCCACCGCTGCCCACCGGCCCGCTGCGCCCCCTCCCCCCGCGGCGCACCCCCTGGCAGGCCCTGCACACGGCGGTACTGCGCATCGACGCGGCGACACCCGCGGAACGGGACCGGGCCATAGATGTGCTGCGCGCGCTGGCCATCGCGGGGGTGGTCCTGGGCCATTGGCTGGTGAGCGGTGTCGTCCTCCAGGCCGGCGGCCATCTGGTCGGCGACAGCCCGCTGGGACATCTGCCCGGCCTCGCCCCGGTGACCTGGATCCTGCAGCCCCTGGCCGTGTTCTTCCTGGTGGGCGGCCGGGTGAGCGCCCGCAGCTACGCCACGGCGCGGGCCCGCGGAATCGGCTACCGGCCCTGGCTGGCCCAGCGGCTGGCGAGACTGCTCCGCCCGGCGACGGCGTTCGCCCTCACCTGGGGACTGGTGTGGCTGGGCCTGGTGCTCGCCGGCACCGCACACGAGACGATCCACACCCTGATGTGGCTGGCGTACTCCCCGCTCTGGTTCCTCGGTGTGTACGCACTGCTGATCGCGGCCACTCCGCTGGTGCACAAGGCAGGGGCCCGTATCGCGGTGGCGGCCTGCCTGGTGGTGGCCGCGCTGGACGCCTCCCGGGTGCTGTTCGCGGACAGCGGCTGGCCCGACACCCTCCGCCTGCTGAACATCCCTGCGGGCTGGCTGGTCCCGTACTGCCTCGGCGCGGTCTGGGCGGCCGGCGGCTTCACCCGCCGCCGGCCCGCGGTGGCGCTGCTGCTCGGCGGTGGCGGTGCCATGGCGGCGCTGATCCTCTGGGGCGGCTATCCCGCGAGCATGGTCGGCGTCCCGGGCTCCACCCTCTCCAACCTCAGCCCGCCCACCCTCGCGGCGGTCGCCTTCGGCCTGGCCCAGACGGGCGCGGCACTGCTGCTGCGCGGTCCGCTGCGCCGGGCGGTGACCGCTCCGGCCCCCACGGGCCCCGCCACGGCGCCCCGAAGCCGCGCGACGTGGGCGCAGTTCCTCTGGGCGGCGGTCGCGCTGCTCAACCTCTCGGCCGTCACGGTCTTCCTCTGGCACCAGACCGCGATGCTCACCACCACCGTCATCCCGCTGGGCCTGGGGCACACCTTCCCCGGTCTGCACACCAGCCCCGACTCCCTGGCCTGGATCGCGGCCAGATTCGGGTGGATCGCGGTGTTCGCGGTGGTCCTCCTCGTGCTGGCAACAGCCTTCCGGGACCGGGAGGGTGCCCCCGGCAACCGAGCAATAATCAATCAATAA